In the genome of Oncorhynchus mykiss isolate Arlee chromosome 18, USDA_OmykA_1.1, whole genome shotgun sequence, one region contains:
- the sh3bp5lb gene encoding SH3 domain-binding protein 5-like, with product MLHLWASKPPKHSRPRMEPGSSRESPFGSGGPDPSDIREETPGEEAEDGDNSILREGGGNENTLDNMKTECEDDDDTGKNVDAANEEGKYEEELDPRIQEELEHLNQASDEINKLELKLDDARSSYRRILSDSARKLNAQGSQLGTCIEKARPYYEARRLAKEAQQETQKAALRYERAVSMHTAAREMVYVAEQGLLADRNTLDPTWQEMLNHATSKVNEAEEERLRSEREHQRVTQLCQEAEQRVQTLQKSLKRFIIKSKPYFELKAQFNHLLEEHKAKVVQLEERVARVKMRYSVALRNLEQISEQIHAQRGRVRATRARPVACGGRSSPVGAEAEVKAAVGVQVGGACGGGGGLEEKDWADGEKTRQWVERHREQGWGHRERGEAGSDSMSVISLQTIASDLEKCDSVGHLGDLSDVSSLMGEDWERHRSLMAENRDRNPRAEERVVREVDIPAPRQDRLEVVRGTRGRQESFVKQHHRSVSL from the exons ATGCTTCACCTCTGGGCGAGCAAACCCCCGAAACACAGTCGGCCACGAATGGAACCAGGGAGCTCGCGTGAAAGTCCATTCGGTTCCGGGGGTCCCGATCCGTCGGACATACGCGAGGAGACCCCCGGCGAAGAGGCTGAGGATGGGGACAACAGCATcctgagagaagggggagggaacgAAAACACTCTGGACAACATGAAAACAGAATGTGAGGATGATGATGACACTGGGAAAAATGTTGATGCTGCAAATGAAGAAGGCAAATATGAAGAGGAATTGGATCCTAGAATTCAG gaggagCTAGAGCACCTCAATCAGGCCAGTGATGAAATCAACAAGCTGGAACTGAAACTGGAT gATGCTAGGTCCAGCTACAGGAGGATCCTCAGTGACTCAGCCAGGAAGCTCAATGCTCAGGGCTCCCAGCTAGGGACCTGCATTGAGAAGGCCAGGCCCTACTACGAAGCCCGCAGACTAGCCAAAGAG GCCCAGCAGGAGACGCAGAAGGCAGCGTTGCGGTACGAGAGAGCCGTCTCCATGCATACGGCTGCCAGGGAGATGGTGTACGTGGCAGAGCAGGGGCTCCTGGCAGACAGGAACACTCTGGACCCCACCTGGCAGGAGATGCTCAACCACGCCACCTCCAAg GTTAACGAGGCAGAGGAGGAGCGGCTGCGGAGTGAGAGGGAGCACCAGCGGGTCACTCAGCTGTGCCAGGAGGCAGAACAACGTGTCCAGACCCTCCAGAAATCCCTCAAGAGGTTCATCATCAAGTCCAAACCTTATTTCGAGCTCAAGGCTCAGTTCAACCACCTACTAGAG GAGCACAAGGCAAAGGTGGTGCAGCTGGAAGAACGCGTTGCAAGAGTAAAAATGCGCTACTCCGTCGCCCTGCGCAACCTTGAGCAAATCAGCGAGCAGATCCATGCCCAGAGGGGGCGTGTCCGAGCCACCAGGGCCCGCCCCGTAGCCTGCGGTGGGCGGAGCTCCCCAGTGGGGGCGGAGGCTGAGGTCAAAGCTGCGGTCGGGGTTCAGGTTGGAGGAGCATGTggcggaggaggagggttggaggagAAGGACTGGGCTGATGGAGAGAAGACCAGGCAGTGggtggagagacacagagagcagggctggggtcacagggagaggggggaggcagggtcAGACTCCATGTCTGTCATCAGCCTCCAGACCATCGCCTCGGACCTGGAGAAGTGCGACTCGGTGGGGCACCTGGGGGACCTGAGTGACGTGAGCAGCCTGATGGGAGAGGACTGGGAGAGGCACCGGTCCCTGATGGCTGAGAACAGAGATAGGAACCcaagggcagaggagagagttgTGAGGGAGGTGGACATCCCTGCTCCAAGGCAGGATAGATTGGAGGTGGTGAGGGGGacgagagggagacaggagagctTTGTCAAGCAGCACCACAGAAGCGTGAGTTTGTGA